In Candidatus Syntrophosphaera sp., the genomic stretch TATCTCTTTCCTCTATCCCTACACGGCCATGGATATCATTGTCCCCGCAGAAGATGCTCCCCCAATCACAACTCCCGACCTGACAACCGAATTGAAACTGGATGCCAAGCCTTCGGGTGGGTTCTTCGTCCAGGCCGGCAGGTTCAGCGTGGAAACCAGGGCCAGCCAGCTTTCGCTGGATATCCGGGCCATCAATCTCGGTGCCAGCTATTTTGAGGACAAAGCCAACCGCAGCACGCCCTGGGTGGTTGTGAGCGGGCCCTATCCCTCCAGGACCGAGGCCGACGCCGTGCGCCAGGCCTTGATCGGAAAAGGCATCGAGTGTTTCATCACCCAGTTCTGAGATTTTGATGGACAAAGACAAGTTTCCCGAAGCCAAGCTGACTCCGATGCTCAAACAACTGCAGGAGGTCAAACAGGCGCATCCGGACAAGCTGATCCTTTTCCGCATGGGGGATTTCTATGAAACCTTTTTCGAAGACGCCCACACGGCTTCCCGCATCCTGAACATCACCCTCACCTCACGAGATAAAAAGAACGACAACCCAGTGCCCCTGGCCGGCTTTCCCTACCACGCCCTGGACACCTATCTGGACAAGCTGATCAAAGCCGGGATCAAAGTGGCCATCTGTGAGCAGATCGAAGACCCCAAACTGGCCAAGGGGCTGGTCAAACGTGAGGTCGTGGAGATCATCACCCCGGGGACGGTTCTGGACCAGTCTCTGATCGGGGGCAGCGCCAACAACTTCCTCTGCGCCCTGTATTATGAAGACGAGAAACGAAAGCTCGGCCTGGCCAATCTGGACCTATCCACCGGAGAATTCAGCTTCACGGAAGTGCAGCTTGGCGACCTGGCCAACGAACTGGCCCGGATCAGGCCCAGCGAGGTGATCGTTCCCAGCATCGCGGCCGAAAGCCTGGTCAAAAGCCTGGACCTGGAAAACAAGCCCACCATAACCATCTTCGACAGTTGGCAATTCAAGCCCTCGGAAGCTGCCTCCATTCTCAAGAAACACTTCCGGGTCCATTCCCTGGAGGCGTTTGGGGCGCAGGGCAAAATCCTGGGTTCCACCGCTTCCGGTGCCGCGCTGGCTTATGTGCAGTCGTTGTACAAAGTGCCTCTCACCCACATCGCCGCGCTCAGGTTCTATTCCCTGGATAGTTTCATGCAACTCGACGAGATCAGCCGGCGCAATCTGGAACTGACCAAATCCATCCGCTACGGCGACAGGCACGGCAGCCTGCTGGCCGTGATCGACCAAACCCAGACCCCGATGGGCTCGCGGCTGATCCAATATTGGCTGCTGCACCCACTTTTAGAAAAGCAGCAGATACTCCAGCGCCAGTCAACTCTCAAAGCCTTTCTCTCCAACACCGCCTATCTGAAAGACGTCTGCAATTGCCTGCGCGAGATCGGCGACATTTCCCGCCTGGTTTCCAAACTGGGTGCGCTGCGCATCAATCCGCGGGAACTGGTGGCGCTCAGGTCCTATCTGCTGACCATGGCCGAGTTGAAAGAAAAGCTTAGCGCCTACAAGCATCCACTGCTTGAGGCTTACTCAGTGCGGCTCGGTGGTTTTGACGATCTGATCGAAACCATAGGCAGGGCCATCCGTCCCAAACCTCCCATCACCATAACCGAGGGCGGCATCTTCAATCCAGGTTATGACAAGGACCTGGACGAACTGCTGGAGATAATCCACGATGGCAAATCCTGGATTGCCCGCCTTGAAGAGGACGAACGCAACAAAACCGGGATATCCAACCTCAAGATCGGCTACAACAGGGTTTTTGGCTATTACATCGAGGTCGGTGCCGCGCATGTGGCCAAAGTCCCGGATTATTACACTGCCAAACAGACCCTGGTCAATTCCCAACGCTATATCTCCCCACGGCTCAAAGAGTTTGAGGCCAAGGTGCTCAGTTCCGAAGAGAAGGTCAAAAACCTGGAGCATGAGTTGTATCGGGAATTGCGCCAGAAGCTGGCCCTGGAACTCGAATTGCTGCAAAGACTGGGAGAGACCGTCGCCCTTATCGACGTCCATAGCTGCCTGGCACATCTGGCCTGGCAGAATGATTACTGCTGCCCGGAATTCAGCCCTGACCGCTCTCTCACCGTCATTGGCGGCCGCCATCCCGTGATCGAGAAACTGATCGACGAGGATTTCATCCCCAATGATACATTCCTGGATTATCCGGAAACTTCCATCGCCATCATCACCGGGCCCAACATGGCAGGCAAATCCACCTATCTGCGCCAGGTGGGGCTCCTGGCCATCCTTGCCCAGATGGGCAGTTTCGTGCCCGCCCAAAAACTGGTCCTGCCTGTCTTCGACCGCGTTTTCACCCGCGTGGGCGCTTCAGACAACCTCGCCCAGGGACAAAGCACGTTCCTGGTGGAGATGATCGAAACGGCCAACATCCTGCATACCGCCAGCTCCGATTCGCTGATCCTGCTTGACGAGATAGGCCGCGGCACTTCCACTTTCGACGGACTCAGCCTGGCCTGGGCCATCATCGAATACATCCAGAAATTCAAACACACCCTCACCCTCTTCGCCACCCACTACCACGAACTGACCGAACTGGAGAACATCTATCCGGACATCAAGAACTACAACGTGCTGGTGAAGGAATTCAACGACCAGATGATCTTTCTGCGCAAGATCGAACGGGGCGGGGCTGACCAGAGCTATGGCATCCAGGTGGCCAGGCTGGCCGGGATCCCCGACCGCGTTATCCGCCGCGCCCGCGAGATCCTGAAAAACCTTGAAGAACACGAGATCTCGCCTCAGGGCCTGACTGCCTCCATCCGCAGGAAACTGAACCAAAATTCCCCTCAGCTCGAACTGTATGAAGTTCTGGCGGACAAAGCCGCGGAACTCGATCCGATCATTGCTGAGATCAAAGACATCAACCTCGACGAACTCACACCCATCGAGGCCTGGCAAAAATTAAAGGAATTGCAGGACAGATTATGAACAGGAAACTTAGTTTGCTCACCCTGGCACCCATCATTCTGGCCCTCGCGGCAGCCATCATTTCAGGCTGCGCGGTCAACCAAAGCGGCAACCTGGCCGGCCGGATCAACGGCAAACCCATCCCGGGCTCCTCCTATTGGGATGCTTACCGCGGGCATTACAACAATTTCCAGATCCTCAACAACCGCCCGCCTGACAATGAAGAGAAAGAAATGCTCAAACGCCAGACCTGGAAGGACGCCACCAGGCACGTGATCCTCACCGAACATTTCAGGAAATATGATATCAGAGTGAGCAACCAGGAAGTGATCGACACCCTGAAAAACAACGTGCCCGAGTACATCCTCAGATCTCCAAAATTCATGACCAACGGCGTGTTTGACCCC encodes the following:
- the mutS gene encoding DNA mismatch repair protein MutS encodes the protein MLKQLQEVKQAHPDKLILFRMGDFYETFFEDAHTASRILNITLTSRDKKNDNPVPLAGFPYHALDTYLDKLIKAGIKVAICEQIEDPKLAKGLVKREVVEIITPGTVLDQSLIGGSANNFLCALYYEDEKRKLGLANLDLSTGEFSFTEVQLGDLANELARIRPSEVIVPSIAAESLVKSLDLENKPTITIFDSWQFKPSEAASILKKHFRVHSLEAFGAQGKILGSTASGAALAYVQSLYKVPLTHIAALRFYSLDSFMQLDEISRRNLELTKSIRYGDRHGSLLAVIDQTQTPMGSRLIQYWLLHPLLEKQQILQRQSTLKAFLSNTAYLKDVCNCLREIGDISRLVSKLGALRINPRELVALRSYLLTMAELKEKLSAYKHPLLEAYSVRLGGFDDLIETIGRAIRPKPPITITEGGIFNPGYDKDLDELLEIIHDGKSWIARLEEDERNKTGISNLKIGYNRVFGYYIEVGAAHVAKVPDYYTAKQTLVNSQRYISPRLKEFEAKVLSSEEKVKNLEHELYRELRQKLALELELLQRLGETVALIDVHSCLAHLAWQNDYCCPEFSPDRSLTVIGGRHPVIEKLIDEDFIPNDTFLDYPETSIAIITGPNMAGKSTYLRQVGLLAILAQMGSFVPAQKLVLPVFDRVFTRVGASDNLAQGQSTFLVEMIETANILHTASSDSLILLDEIGRGTSTFDGLSLAWAIIEYIQKFKHTLTLFATHYHELTELENIYPDIKNYNVLVKEFNDQMIFLRKIERGGADQSYGIQVARLAGIPDRVIRRAREILKNLEEHEISPQGLTASIRRKLNQNSPQLELYEVLADKAAELDPIIAEIKDINLDELTPIEAWQKLKELQDRL